gttTTTCAATGTCATGGTCTGCTTAATGCTTAATCCATACATGTTCAATGAAGTCTGGcgctgcgtgagcagttcgtgaacagcctgcatcgctacatcgtttgaaacgttcgCATAGAGTGACGTAACGTCAAAGATCTCTACTAGACATTCACGCTCAAACGAGGTACTGCGGAGATGTTATAGGAAGTTGTGAGAACACCGAAATATACTCCTTCGTATGTCCACTCCTCAATACCTTACACTCATCATGTTTGCTAGACGATTTCTTCGGAAATTATATGCACGCATGTAGGCCTCTGCTTTACAAAGAGTTAGCgatttacgtgatctgacgtaagATTCTTATTTCATCAGTATGATGATGACTTTCACGTTATTTGGCACTATCACACTATTCCATGTTAACCGCTGGTGACGAAGACGAGAAGACCTTGGATATTATGTCGGTGTAGAAGAAAGGAATGCCATGCTTCAAGTGAGCGGCGTTGGCCTGTAGCCTGTCGAATAGGTGCACCAATGCCAGAAAGCAATGAAAAGGGTTGAGACAGATCGACGGCGTAAAGTTCGTGCGctgacgcaaaaaaaaacgctgggAACTGCACATTTGCTGCGACGGCGCCAGAACTGGAATCAGTACAATTACTGATGCAGCAGCACCGGCTAATAATTTCAAGCAGATTTGccaagaaatgaataaaccGTTACTAACAGTTGCATAGCCGTGATCTATGTATAGCGTTTCATCCTTATATGTTCCTCTACATGTCTATTCACTTCACGTTTGCCTCAGATTTGTAACACCTCCCtccaaaaattggaaacaggCATGCAAACAGCTGTTTGAATAGTTTCTAACAGATCACGCGATCTTACGTAAAATTTTAACTTCGTCACTATGATGATGACGTTAACGTCATTTAACGTCACACAACATTCTATATTAATTGCtggagaaaatgaagagaatacTGAATACTTTGAATTCTAATGGCACCAAAGGAAtgtaggtgtaaaatcaattttgaatATCCAAGTGTATCCAGTCCAGTTAATCACCCctttagggaaaaaaaactactgaatCTTTCATCAAAGTCCAGagttgctggaaaaaaaatagaaaaaaagttcaaggaaaaagaaaaatttaaatctgtagcaaaaaaaattacagaaggTGCCATTACActcaattttcattgatcagagAAGGCAAGCGAGGAGAGAACTACGAGATGTCTGAAGTCCGATCTTCGTGTGACTTCTATGCTGGTCCCATAAATAATGGTATTCTACACCTCTcctgtttttcaaaatcaaaaaaaaaacatttttggatCTTAAATACAGTACGCCTTATTTTCCACCACCCCTTCCATGTCTCTGAGAGACGTTGAATACCCGTCCTCCAACCACTCCCCTTTTCCTCATCCTCCTCCTCTCTTCTACAACATTCGCCCTTTAGCTTAAACAATTGAAACTTGTCTATGGAATGACCCGAACTTTCGATATGATGTAGTATAATGTCTTGAAAATATATTCATCTTCCTGATGTATGACTCACTGCAATTGAAGTATTCGATTTTATATACGCATCTTCAGCCATTTACTATACGGACCTGATAGGTCCGAAAGTGCTGAACCAAATTTCatactttttcaaacaatcaTAACGTTTGGCGGCCGTGTACAATCAAACAATCCTGACTGCCATCTGTTCGTGGTTGTCCAGCTTTTATTgaacgcaatcaggcattcgagtgtacgcattgatAGGaactatataacctgcacagTTGTATGGCCAAAAGTACATTACAAAAATGTGCTGTCACACAGCACATCGCCAATGCCTATAGCCtaaaaggtcaactgcctgaagggagcatggaatctctGGCAACagccattcatttcttcaagaCGAAGTGCCAaacactgtcgagtgaactccgaCAAGTAGCCCTGCCTGAACTTCTGGGATATCTCTCTATGCGTTTGCTGCGTTGCAAGAAACATGCATCAGAGACCGGCCCGCCAGCAGTGTGGAGTGATGGAGATTACACCATCAGCTGTGGCGATTCTGATGAAAAGAAGGCGGTGCTGCGCGATAGTTGTGAGGAACGACTAAAAGaatctggtggaggaatttggctcaacgtcgtcccGAACTGCGTTTGTACGACTGCATGATCACAGAGAATGCAAAGTGAGTGGTGAGTGCCCACGCAACTGCGAAGACTGCTAAAGCGAATAACAAGCAAGTTTTCTATGATGAAATCGTGTTGATGTCTAGGATACCCAGCCAGCGGTTgatcattgtcggaatcggcACGAACCCGAGTatgggacttgaacaacaatccgatgtgctagctAGATGGTATTATCCTGTGAAACACACGTCGGCTAACAGTTAACGTCTGGCTGAATTATGTGAACGGACGAGGTCATGGCTTTCAGATCTTCATCGTTACCACCAGCTTACGTGACAAGGGTCAACCCTTTTCACGCCTGAAGACCAGCGGAAGCGTACGATAAGAACTGTAAAAACTCAGGTCGACTCggttctgacgaggaacattcctcagtgcCGAATATTCAGAAATCAAGAGCTGTTTGGAACGCTGCTTGTGACTCTAACCACTGTCcaattcttctcagcttcaaaatACGATTCCACAAAAGAAATCGAGGAAGTCTTCCTCAATCAAAGATTGACATGGCAGGTCTTAAATACGGAGAATACAGAAAGAAATTACACTAATGTGTGAATATTCATGCTGGACTACGTACAAGGATGAAAGTTTACGATGCAGATTTCTTTACAAAGTGTATCTACGGCGCGGCAAAAGAAATGCTAACGGCTCCAGGCTCCAGGTAAGTGTACGCTTTTGTTTCTGCGTACACAAGATCCACATAAAATTCCCCAACCTGCTAATGGAGTCGTCGATGGGGTAACCCtttcattttggaaaaatcactTCAACATCTTGCTGACCAGGCAAGCCCCATCGGCTCCTGAACTCGATCACGTCCAGCGATCGACATACGCGGTCAGCAAGAAACCATCGACAaggtcggaggtcctggtgtGCATccaaaagacgaagaaaagaaagtattgTGGAGATTATAGAATTCGCAGAGAAATACCgaaattttttccccttctgAGATCCGTAAGATGACGAAGATTATCCGCTCAAAATGGACTGACGAAATCGATGATTCGTGAAGACACGctattgtaattgtaattgtaattaaaataattgtatTCCTtcccacaagaagttatccttCACGAATCTTAGGAACCATCGATGAATCTCATAGCTGtgtacaaggttttgaagGGGATCATCTTAGACCggctttttaaaataaacaataaacaacgcGCGGCGAGTAACccggctttcgtcctggccgttCTACGAAGACCTATCGCTCATCgacaggagagtgatcgaaatctcgCAGTGGTATttgaagccaatgcaattagacTTTCTGAACCGTAAAGCCGCTTTTGGGTCTCCTCATCGAAGGCGTCTTGGCAACACATTTCCCACCGACGGAAATACTAGTAAAATTTGGTCGCCTGCtcgatgacatgaatcaacgaaaaacggctgcagttcgaacatcaGCCGGATGTACATAATCATGCATAATTTGATGAGGAAACTGGATTAAGACAAGGAGCAGGACcgttcctgttcaacttcgccaTCTTTGACCTCATGCCATGAACAGTCGACCGGTTTCCTGTCGATATCATACTAGCACTATCACGACCCTTTGACCTATCTACGCCGACGACGCTTTTTTCACGCAAGCGAAAGCAGTATGAAACTTCAACATCTTGTCAACAATGTATCGAAGCAGATGAGATTCGAGACCTCGGACGGGAATCAGGATGGGCGGAATACCGATCGAACTTGTCGATGAGTTccgttacctgggctgtatgctgaggAACAACgacagctacgagaaagatgttcagcaaagatgcgctaagacCAATTCTGCATCAAACTTTTTAAGGAAACGTCTATGGTCAACCCCCATCATCAATGGTAGTCAGACAGTGTCAGGCCAGGAGAGGAAGCAGGGTGCAGTAGAAATGCCTCATCAAGTGCAATTTTTCCATGACAGTGCCCTCACGAGGCAATGGTATTTCGGGCACTGAAGCTGCATatagagagaaaaattcagTGATCAGAAAGAGCTGGAAGAAGAGATTACGCGCTTTTCCGAGCTCGAGCCAGCAGAGATTAGGACTTCTAGAATTGATAGTTTAGTGAACCTACGCTTGTATACAGGCGTATTCCCTTATATTTTCATGTATCTAAACGCAATTCCCTAATATCGCGTGCCATAGATGTAAGGTacaatcagaaaatatttctagaattttttataGTTTAGTTCAGCGCTTCCAATTCTACAAAGCACAAGATATGGCGACAAAGAGAAATCACATGGGCATTTCGAGATCCATTTGAATTACTGAAGGATGATCACAGTCGTCAGTTAGTGAGGTAGGTGTTTTGACTGCATATAACACATAAAACTGTAATGGGTTGAAGAATAAGTCGTGAGAGCTTTTTCAAGGTGAAAAATGCGTTTGGAAATTAAAACTTCTTCCAAAATGTTGTGTATCATACGATgaagaatttctcattttacCAGAAAATtgtattctacttttttgagttttgttgttttcttgatttttcataTCACTAAAACGGAGTGCCATGTTTTCAAAACGGAATATTTTGACGCCTTCagttttttgcagctaatcGAGGTGATGTAACAACTGAAGCTCCTTGTGCAATTTGTGTTGTGCATGAAAGACATTGAATAAAGCACGAAAAgttacaaacaaacaaaaaaaaacttgaaaaacacaagaaaacaaataaagaacacggaaaaaaatccaaaaagagTCATCGAAACACTATCGCGCTATTGCGGTTGCTGGAAATGATACGTTTCTTTCCATCATTACTGTCAATTAGCCtgtaatagtttttttctctgttctcagaaaaagaaaaattttctcaacttgCGACTAGGCTCCGCCAGTATATGATCAATTTTTGGGGtcaaaattccaatttttgaagcGCGAATATAATCGGCAAGCACTATTTTGAAGCATTGCTTCTTCTCTATATAGAGCAGCAATTTCAACTCCAACGGCTCCAAAAATACTTCATTTTGTCCCTCCATCTGACACTCCACTTCAgtagtctgaaaaaaaaaagatttgactTAATTCAAAAACAGGTATGACAGAATCTCATAGAGTAAGGAACTCTCTTTTGAGGCGTACAGAAAATCTTAGAAGTACCTTTGACTTCTATATGTAATCTTCACtcaggagaaagaaaaacgctcACGACTCTGATAGTCCCATACAAGGATCTGAGATCTCTATCGTATGCGGTGATCCACCTAAAATTTCACTTGCAGATCACTTATATCGACAGGTTTTGCTCTGTGGGGAGACGCACTGGATGGAAGGCTCGAGTTCGAAGATGTTTCTCACCTcgtgaacaacaacaattatGTGACTAAACCTCCTGGAGTTGATATAGATATTCTTTTTGCTAGACGATCCCACGGTGATGAAGAGGTTCACTAGTTCtcctaaaatttattttatttctgtagTACATAGAAGGAAAAAGTTCACGGGAAATAATTATGAATTCATCTTAAACAGGCGTTCGACGGCAAAGGCAACATGGTCGCTCACTCAGGATATCCACCGAAGGGGATTCTACATCTAGATGCCGACGAAGAGTGGTCGTTTGATGGCTCCCGCGGAGTTGATTTGCGTTACGTATGTTTCAAGTAAACTGCGTCGATATCTCCCAAAAGATTCCAAACACTCACAGCCAGATCTAAACGACCTGAAAAATGGCCGCGATTTATTCCTTAACCCAATAGACGGTCATTACTGtgatttatttacttagatggggcggtgtagcgcaatcggtgaGAGAATCCACTGCAACTGCACGATAGATggatagttcgaaaccgccctggtgccaacgacgcctttcatccctacggggtcgataaattggtactagacttgtctgtgaggatagaaacactgactcaGTGCATCAGCTAACCCCTGCCGGTCACTGTACAGGCTAATTACGccataaacctcaaaagattcttagctgaagtgaacgcggtggagcattctaagcggattgattgaaaCTAAACACTGTGCACACTTTATTTGCTTAGCTCATCTAATATGTATAAGTAgcctttattattttaattcattGTAATCCCCAGCAGTTTGTAACACAAAGTGTAGATGAATCTTGCCAATAATTCGTTGAGCTGGGGTCTTTTCTCTGAACTGCAGCAACACACATCCTTTCTCTATAACAAAAGGAGATGGTGTGTAAAAAATGTGATCTAAGAAACGAcaattcactaaaaaaaaatggagacaCTGCTTATATGTCTGAAGGTTATCTCTTTATTGCTGTTCTACAGGTAATGATACACGAGATCGGTCATCTATTAGGACTGCGACATTCTCGCAAAAGATCTTCTATCATGAGCAAGTACTACCGGTGAGAAGTCAGCAAAACAAGCCATAAGAAAGTTGAGAATTGAATTCAATATATCCAGAAATCTCTCAACGGGAATGCGACTTCCACGCGTAGATATTCTATCGATAAAACGACTGTATCGAATCAGTGACAGATACTCATAGAAAGCTATGGATATTTTCTCGACAACTACAGGGTTCAACACATCTAATGCtggttctttttgtttcttttctttttgtcaagACACAAAATTCTAAcactatttttcatttgaacagAACATAAGATCTCCATTTTATTGTGTTTATCAAGAATGTCATGATTTTCATATTCAATCGCTGTAAACAAACAGTTTTCGTGCCAATAAAACAAGTTGCTTCTATCTTGTGTTCCGCTGTATTTTCCGCAAGTCACTCAGCAATTCGAGGTGACATGCTTTAAGACTACCTTCACTTGGCAACATTCCAATTCCTCAGTCAtaattttgctaattttttttaggaggaaTCCCTTTGCcatgaataaaaagaagtgtCATAAGCCACTGTACCAACATTTGAGCAGTAACCGAGATAACGGCGTGTAGAGTCTTGCAATGACAAAACAGGCAAACAACTTTGATGTTCTTAACTCAGTAAAAACACAGCAATTGTGAAAGCTGAAAGCTGTACCTCCGCCTCTAGTACTTCCAAACTTCACTGTCAAGTCTTGGCCGATTCCTCCTCATCCGATTGTTGTCTCTGTTTGCACTTGACATCATTGTACATGTGCATTTGagaattatataatataaagagtAAAGATGCAAAGAGCACGTCATCGCATCCCCTAGAGCATTGCACGTAACAGTGTCTAAAGGATGAGCGACACAGTGAACGAAATCAGAAGGAACTGGAGCAAGGATAGCTTCGCTACGAAGAAATGATGCTATAATGTGAGGCATAGAAAAGAATCAGCTGTATTTAGCTTAATAATAGTTACTGTCATCGCTTATTTGTATGTTTACTTTATTTGGAGTAACTGTTACATTCAAGTAAGACTACGTGTTTCTTACGAGACTAACCACATTAAGTTTTGATACCGCGTTATCCACAACAACAACGTTGTCGTTTGGTCTATGACCACAGACCGATACTTATGAAGCAAGCAAGATAGATGAATGCAATAGTTCCTACAGAAAACACAACTGCGCGCGCAAGACAAACAATTATGACTGcctttctgagaaaaaaaaacatcttcatTAATAATAAGGCTGTACACATTTATACGTTTATACGTTTCTGCACTTAAGCTTAAACTTAAACCAATCCTGTAATGGTTACAGAATAGAAAAGACGAAGTGAAAAGCTTGGGAACAGAGATCAGCATAAGGGTTTTAATGAAAGATATATACATTATATGTCACAGAACCACCTACCACGGCAATTGCTTGAGcatctcattcaaaaaaagatcagaTCTGGAACAATCATCGACGTTTGTAAATTTTTCGAATACGAAATCCCTCCCTTGTTTCTACTCTTTGCGAGAGAATCTTTTGCCTTATAGGGACATTACAGAAACTGTACTCTTTgacattacaaaaaaatattccaaaaaatatATGACCGAAATCCCAACTAGTAAACAATGCATGGTAATCCTtacggaagaaaaatgaacagacATAGGAAGTGCTGCCAGAAAGACACTAAAATTATTCGTTAGGGCGGGATTTGATTATTAAATGCCGTTGAAGTACATCGTAAAAATCATCGTTGGTGAAAACATCACGTAACGTGTCGAAATTCAATAACTGGTCCCACATTTCTTGCAGCGTCTAAAAACCAAAGTTATTagtgaaatatttcttaatgatgtcttgcaacaaaaaaatcaagtacAAAAGActaatagtagaaaaaagcaCATTTGAAATGTAGAAGAACACAAGGGAACTCACTTGTCGTCTTTTCTTGGGGATggcttttttgcattttcgctTACTGATAAGCTGTTTCGACAAATAATGGAGCCAGAAACAGTTCGTTTTCGGTGTGAAAGTCAACCAGTCGCCTCTGCAAAGTTTAATGACGACATCAAGATCtgattatattttattcagtGTACTGTGTTTGTAAGGTGAGATTAACTACTAGCAAATCACcttgaaaaatcaatagattAGAACAATCCTCTTTTCCAGTTGACACCTATCACTGTTCCACTACTTCTTTGAAGTACAGATGCAACGTATCATGTAGTAACTAAGCGGTAacaaattgtgaaaaataatgTAGTAAGACTTGTTCTGTGCTGCTGCACTGCACAAGTGGATGTAAGCACTTATCCTGACGTCTACTTatgctgcccgcagagttcagagccacgcggtttggcggctctgtgGTTTTGATGGttgactattcacaacagtgcgctcaataaccatcaaaacCGTGctcgcgcggctctgaactctgcggcaGCCTTATTCTTAGGCTCTCATAGTTTTCTCGCATGTAGACACACTGCATCAGAGAACTGATGGACGCTTCGAGAAAAAGTAGAGCCTTTTAGTACAAAGAAGGTGGCTAAATGAAGGACATGTCCTTCAtttccaggaagaaaaaacatcagaatTCGAATTACTTACTGATTCTCATGCCGCATCATCCTATAGATATCGAATTGGTAATCACCAGTACCGGCAAAAAGCTCCTCGTCAGATTCGAGATCTCGAAATATCGTTGTTTCCTCTGAAAATGGAATAGAAGAGTTGCATCGCAGCAATATTACGCGTTCTTCATCCTACTCCTCACCTTTCCTCATTCTACTCAGTGTGAAATCAATTAGATTCACTTTTATGCCGTAGGAGCGCAGAATCATGGTTCCTCCAGAAAATCTATATCTGAAATGTCACAAGAATGTCTGAGGATTGTTGCAATGCGAAATAATCCCACACACatacagacaaaaaaaatgagctaGATCTGCTTCGGCCAAAGTATCGATATCTAGTGCTTCATGATGAAAAATACCAACATTTGTGAATTTATGCTAGAAAAAAGTTACGTAGAAGAAACACACTCTAAGTCTCTGTCGTTCTCTAAGACGAGCACGTTGCCAATGTGCAAATCGCGGTGTTCAAATTCGAGCCTTTCCTCTGCCACTATCAATGAGATCGTGATTTGCAACAAAGCAGAGAGTGCTTGGTCCTCGTTTTTCATCTGGAGGAAGAAAGAATTCATTTAGatctccaacaaaaaaaagccctTTGTTTCTTACACAACACTCAGGCGGTTATTGTCAAATACCTGGTAGTGTTCCAAGTCGACACCACCTAATGCCATCCCCATTGTCAGGAACAACTGCTCCTTACTGGCATATTCCGTAGGTCTGTCATTCTCAGATTCTTTCGCATCATCGTATTCGTCCCACGCAACAAGAAACGAATCGGGATATACACCTTTAATCACGCTATCCAGCATTCATTCATAATCCGCAACAGCAAAAATTCGCTTGAAGATGTGCACgtattttttctacagttAGCATATCAAGAAACCTCAGCTCACCTCTGACTACATTTGTTTGCAACAGCTGTATGAAATTCGGCGTGCTAAAGTCTGCCGAAGAGTCGGACAACGCAGAGAGCTCACGATTTATCAAAATCTATAAAATACACTTAACCTGTGATTTCGAAGACACTAACATGTGGACACCATTTGGGACTACTAATAAATATCATCATTTGAGTCcatcaaaacagaaaatgaaagtcGTCAAACCCCAAAGGCGAATTCACTGTATCTCGCCAGTTCTGCATGACTACGCGCTTAAATT
This window of the Necator americanus strain Aroian chromosome III, whole genome shotgun sequence genome carries:
- a CDS encoding hypothetical protein (NECATOR_CHRIII.G12236.T1), whose translation is MAKSTLQKCAVTQHIANAYSLKGQLPEGSMESLATAIHFFKTKCQTLSSELRQVALPELLGYLSMRLLRCKKHASETGPPAVWSDGDYTISCGDSDEKKAVLRDSCEERLKESGGGIWLNVVPNCVCTTA
- a CDS encoding hypothetical protein (NECATOR_CHRIII.G12237.T1), coding for MGGIPIELVDEFRYLGCMLRNNDSYEKDVQQRCAKTNSASNFLRKRLWSTPIINGSQTVSGQERKQGAVEMPHQVQFFHDSALTRQCASNSTKHKIWRQREITWAFRDPFELLKDDHSRQLVRSLISTGFALWGDALDGRLEFEDVSHLVNNNNYVTKPPGVDIDILFARRSHGDEEAFDGKGNMVAHSGYPPKGILHLDADEEWSFDGSRGVDLRYVMIHEIGHLLGLRHSRKRSSIMSKYYRNLSTGMRLPRVDILSIKRLYRISDRYS